The following coding sequences are from one Collimonas arenae window:
- the ubiE gene encoding bifunctional demethylmenaquinone methyltransferase/2-methoxy-6-polyprenyl-1,4-benzoquinol methylase UbiE, whose protein sequence is MTNTTHFGYKTVSEDDKVHKVAEVFHSVAGKYDVMNDLMSAGLHRIWKTFTIAQAAIRPGFKVLDIAGGTGDLAKAFAKRAGPSGEVWLTDINESMLRVGRDRLLNNGLSTPTLLCDAEKLPFPDNYFDRVSVAFGLRNMTHKDLALAEMRRVLKPGGKLLVLEFSKVWEPLKKPYDVYSFSVLPWLGKKIANDSESYRYLAESIRMHPDQDTLKQMMTDAGLERVEYFNLTAGVAALHTGIKL, encoded by the coding sequence ATGACCAACACCACGCATTTCGGTTATAAAACCGTCTCCGAGGACGATAAAGTCCACAAAGTCGCCGAAGTTTTCCACTCGGTTGCCGGCAAATACGATGTCATGAACGATCTGATGTCGGCCGGCCTGCACCGCATCTGGAAGACCTTCACTATTGCCCAAGCGGCAATTCGCCCGGGTTTCAAGGTGCTCGATATTGCAGGCGGCACTGGTGATCTGGCCAAGGCATTCGCCAAGCGCGCCGGCCCCAGCGGCGAAGTCTGGTTGACCGATATCAATGAGTCGATGCTGCGCGTCGGCCGCGACCGTCTCTTGAATAATGGCTTGTCCACCCCCACTTTGTTATGCGATGCGGAGAAACTGCCGTTTCCGGATAACTACTTCGACCGGGTATCGGTCGCGTTCGGCTTGCGCAACATGACTCACAAGGACTTGGCGCTGGCAGAAATGCGCCGCGTGTTGAAGCCGGGCGGCAAGCTGCTGGTGCTGGAATTCTCAAAAGTCTGGGAGCCGCTGAAGAAACCTTACGACGTCTATTCGTTTTCCGTATTGCCATGGCTCGGCAAGAAAATTGCCAATGATTCTGAAAGCTACCGCTACCTGGCGGAGTCGATCCGCATGCATCCAGATCAGGACACCCTGAAGCAGATGATGACCGATGCCGGCCTGGAACGCGTCGAGTATTTCAATTTAACTGCCGGTGTGGCGGCCTTGCATACCGGTATCAAACTGTAG
- a CDS encoding methyltransferase domain-containing protein, which yields MAKPDRIPKFASRDPSQPDFWSERFEQDFMPWDSGGVPQALQQYLARSAPVPTLIPGCGSGYEVACLSAAGWDVAAIDFSEAAVSAARKVLGPWSGRVLQADFFTYQPPQPLGLIYERAFLCALPPARRAEIASRWAELLPPGAALAGFFFFDDAPKGPPFGISRPELERLLHADFELVDEREVSDSIPVFAGKERWLEWRRRP from the coding sequence ATGGCGAAGCCTGACCGCATTCCCAAGTTTGCCAGCCGCGATCCGTCACAGCCGGATTTCTGGAGCGAGCGCTTCGAGCAGGATTTCATGCCCTGGGACAGCGGCGGCGTGCCGCAGGCGTTGCAGCAATACCTGGCGCGCAGTGCACCGGTACCGACCCTGATCCCTGGCTGCGGCAGCGGCTACGAAGTCGCCTGCCTGTCGGCGGCTGGCTGGGATGTCGCCGCGATCGATTTTTCTGAGGCAGCGGTCAGCGCCGCGCGCAAGGTGCTGGGGCCATGGTCCGGGCGCGTGTTACAAGCCGATTTCTTTACTTATCAACCACCGCAGCCGCTCGGCCTGATCTACGAGCGCGCCTTCCTGTGCGCCTTGCCGCCGGCCAGGCGTGCCGAGATCGCCAGCCGTTGGGCTGAACTGCTGCCGCCCGGCGCCGCCCTGGCCGGCTTCTTCTTTTTCGACGATGCGCCCAAGGGTCCGCCGTTCGGCATCAGCCGGCCGGAACTGGAACGTTTATTGCATGCCGATTTCGAGCTGGTCGACGAGCGGGAGGTCAGCGATTCGATCCCCGTGTTCGCCGGAAAAGAGCGTTGGCTAGAATGGCGCCGACGCCCTTAG
- a CDS encoding ubiquinone biosynthesis accessory factor UbiJ translates to MDDDSSLNFTPITASINHLLAQEPWAQRMLAAHAGKVACIDGAAVKLTWQVSQDGFLQAPPSDTAVNVTIRFKLSDLPLIAQNRERAFSYVKIDGDADFANTISQVSQDLRWDAEHDLSKLVGDIAAVRIVAGGNALVAGVQATHKKLTENLAEYFLEEQPMLVRPQAVSDFTNDVTKLRDDLERLAKRINKLKNP, encoded by the coding sequence TTGGATGATGACTCCTCCCTGAATTTCACGCCGATCACGGCATCCATCAATCACTTATTGGCGCAAGAGCCATGGGCGCAGCGCATGCTGGCCGCGCACGCCGGCAAGGTCGCCTGTATCGATGGCGCGGCCGTCAAGCTGACCTGGCAAGTCAGCCAGGATGGTTTCCTGCAAGCGCCGCCGTCAGACACGGCGGTGAACGTGACGATCCGCTTCAAGCTTTCCGACCTGCCGCTGATTGCGCAGAATCGCGAGCGTGCCTTTTCCTATGTGAAGATTGACGGCGACGCTGATTTCGCCAACACGATTTCGCAAGTCAGCCAGGATTTGCGCTGGGACGCCGAACACGATCTAAGCAAGCTGGTCGGCGATATCGCCGCGGTACGCATCGTCGCCGGCGGCAACGCACTGGTGGCCGGCGTCCAGGCCACGCATAAAAAATTGACGGAAAACCTGGCCGAATATTTCCTGGAGGAGCAACCGATGCTGGTGCGTCCGCAGGCGGTAAGCGATTTTACGAACGATGTCACCAAGCTGCGCGACGATCTGGAACGGCTCGCCAAGCGCATCAATAAACTAAAGAATCCATGA
- a CDS encoding ABC transporter ATP-binding protein translates to MALLEIRNVSRRFGDFAAVDNISLSIEAGEFFTLLGPSGCGKTTLLRMIAGFDLPDSGQILLDGVDLVGSPPEKRPVCTVFQNYALFPHMTVGANIAFPLKMAKVSPEQIRARVDEALEDVRLTGFATRFPHELSGGQRQRVAVARALVSRPKLLLLDEPLSALDAKLREQMQIELINLQKEVDITFVYVTHDQGEALALSHRIAVMNRGNVEQLDEPSRIYSYPRTRFVADFIGTCNLFDGAIASIDGASMQLDVPGLGLVKSALPTDAAAGRKGTLALRPEKIHISAEIGADTAENHFKGFVKELLYLGDVTVYIVQTEGGAKIEALLANSAAGRAKFFEVGDTVDVAWQFDAGHFLYE, encoded by the coding sequence ATGGCGCTGCTAGAAATCCGTAATGTCAGTCGTCGCTTTGGCGACTTTGCCGCTGTCGACAACATCAGCTTGTCGATTGAAGCCGGCGAATTCTTTACTTTGCTGGGCCCGTCCGGCTGCGGCAAGACTACCTTGTTGCGCATGATTGCCGGCTTTGACCTGCCGGATTCCGGCCAGATCCTGCTGGACGGCGTCGACCTGGTCGGCAGCCCGCCGGAGAAACGCCCGGTCTGTACCGTCTTCCAGAACTACGCGCTGTTTCCGCACATGACGGTCGGCGCCAATATCGCTTTCCCGCTGAAAATGGCCAAGGTGTCGCCGGAGCAGATCCGTGCCCGGGTTGATGAAGCATTGGAAGACGTGCGCCTGACCGGCTTTGCGACGCGCTTCCCGCACGAGTTGTCAGGCGGGCAACGCCAACGTGTGGCGGTGGCGCGGGCGCTGGTGTCGCGTCCCAAGCTGTTGCTGCTGGACGAGCCGCTGTCGGCGCTGGACGCCAAGCTGCGCGAGCAGATGCAGATCGAACTGATTAATCTGCAAAAGGAAGTCGATATCACCTTCGTCTACGTCACCCACGATCAGGGTGAAGCGCTGGCGCTGTCGCACCGGATCGCCGTCATGAATCGTGGCAATGTCGAACAGTTGGACGAGCCATCGCGTATCTACAGTTATCCGCGCACCCGTTTCGTCGCCGATTTCATCGGTACCTGCAACCTGTTCGATGGCGCGATTGCCAGCATCGATGGTGCTTCGATGCAGCTCGACGTGCCGGGCCTGGGTTTGGTCAAGAGCGCATTGCCGACCGATGCCGCGGCAGGCCGCAAGGGCACGCTGGCGCTGCGTCCCGAGAAAATCCATATCAGCGCCGAGATCGGCGCCGATACCGCCGAGAATCACTTCAAGGGTTTCGTCAAGGAGCTGCTGTACCTGGGCGACGTCACCGTCTATATCGTGCAGACTGAAGGCGGCGCCAAAATTGAAGCATTGCTGGCCAATTCGGCGGCAGGTCGCGCCAAGTTCTTTGAAGTAGGCGATACGGTCGATGTCGCCTGGCAATTCGACGCGGGGCATTTCCTGTATGAGTAA
- a CDS encoding FAD-dependent oxidoreductase, with translation MRPFWLEDALFADGELAPALQGQQKADVGIVGGGFTGLWTAIQLKQQNPTLDIAIIESDLCGAGASGRNGGCLLTWSTKFFTLRRLFGEDEAVRLVKASEEVVNHIGDFCREHRINAEFRQDGTLYTATTKAQLGVLDPVLDELKRRGISSYHALPDVEVRRRSGSMRNLSGVFSPMAATVHPGKLVRGLRRVAIEMGIRIYERTPMLSFTPGTTVTLHTPAGSLQVGKMVLAINAWMASRFPQFERTLAVVSSDMVITEKCPELLQQIGLTDGVSVLDSRTFVFYYRTTEDGRLMLGKGGNTFAWRGRILPVFDQRSPYEQQLKQSLHEFFPALADVPITASWNGPSDRSVTGFPFFGRLNDMPNVFYGFGYSGNGVGPSYMGGQLLSSLVLGLDNAWSRSPLAAGPRGHFPPEPLRYIGSLVVRNAIRRKELAEDQDRKPWMLDQMLSKLANAAGKADKA, from the coding sequence ATGCGCCCATTCTGGCTGGAAGACGCCCTGTTCGCCGACGGTGAGTTGGCTCCTGCATTGCAAGGCCAGCAGAAGGCCGATGTCGGTATCGTCGGTGGCGGCTTCACCGGCCTGTGGACCGCAATCCAGCTAAAGCAGCAGAACCCGACGCTCGATATCGCCATCATCGAAAGTGATTTGTGCGGCGCCGGCGCCAGCGGGCGTAATGGCGGCTGCCTGCTGACCTGGTCGACCAAATTCTTCACCTTGCGCAGATTATTTGGCGAGGACGAAGCGGTACGCTTGGTGAAAGCCTCGGAAGAGGTAGTCAACCATATTGGCGATTTCTGCCGCGAGCACCGGATCAACGCCGAGTTCCGCCAGGACGGCACCTTGTACACCGCGACTACCAAGGCGCAACTAGGCGTGCTGGATCCGGTGCTGGACGAGTTGAAGCGGCGCGGCATCAGTTCCTATCATGCATTGCCGGACGTTGAAGTACGGCGCCGCTCCGGTTCAATGCGCAATTTGTCTGGCGTGTTTTCGCCGATGGCGGCCACCGTGCATCCCGGCAAGCTGGTGCGCGGATTGCGCCGCGTGGCAATTGAAATGGGTATCCGGATTTACGAACGCACGCCGATGCTGTCGTTTACTCCGGGAACGACGGTCACCCTGCACACGCCGGCCGGCAGTCTGCAAGTTGGCAAGATGGTACTGGCGATCAATGCCTGGATGGCGAGCCGCTTTCCGCAGTTTGAACGCACGCTGGCGGTGGTGTCGAGCGACATGGTGATTACCGAGAAATGCCCGGAATTGTTGCAACAGATTGGCCTTACCGACGGCGTCTCGGTGCTTGATTCACGTACTTTCGTATTTTATTACCGCACCACGGAAGACGGCCGCCTGATGTTGGGCAAGGGCGGCAATACCTTCGCCTGGCGCGGTCGCATCTTGCCCGTATTCGATCAGCGTTCACCCTACGAGCAGCAACTCAAGCAAAGCCTGCACGAATTTTTCCCGGCGCTGGCCGACGTGCCAATCACCGCCAGCTGGAACGGCCCGTCCGACCGCTCGGTGACGGGCTTCCCGTTCTTTGGGCGGCTCAACGACATGCCGAACGTGTTCTATGGCTTCGGCTACTCTGGCAACGGCGTCGGCCCAAGCTACATGGGAGGGCAACTGCTGTCGTCGCTGGTGCTCGGCCTCGACAACGCCTGGAGCCGCAGCCCGCTGGCTGCCGGCCCGCGCGGCCATTTCCCGCCGGAGCCGTTGCGTTACATCGGTTCCCTGGTTGTACGCAATGCGATCCGTCGCAAAGAGTTGGCAGAAGATCAGGATCGCAAACCGTGGATGCTGGACCAGATGCTGAGCAAACTGGCCAATGCCGCCGGCAAGGCCGATAAAGCCTAG
- a CDS encoding ABC transporter permease, with product MSKPGKSTAASRGRLARWLISGPPLVYLLLFFAIPSLIMVFASVRYAGDYGGLAPIFDEAGKLDLTLESYQRFASDFIYTAIFLKSLMYALITTVCCLLMAYPLALLIARSPKKYRDLLILLVILPFWSNFLIRVYAWMIILGPQSGLTQAVNYILGLAGIEPVRLLFTAFSVIVGLVYVHLPFMVLPLYANLEKHDPALVDAAQDLGASAWQRFWRITFPLSLPGVYAGAALVFIPALGIFAVSDILGGTGSDMIGNVIKQQFLETRDWPFGSVLSIVLTVAALLAAGLAVLVAKPRRGAHG from the coding sequence ATGAGTAAGCCGGGCAAATCCACTGCCGCCTCGCGCGGCCGCCTGGCGCGCTGGCTGATCAGCGGCCCGCCGCTGGTTTACCTGTTGTTGTTCTTCGCCATCCCGAGCCTGATCATGGTGTTCGCCTCGGTGCGCTACGCCGGCGATTACGGCGGCCTGGCGCCGATCTTCGACGAAGCCGGCAAGCTGGACCTGACGCTGGAAAGCTACCAGCGCTTCGCCTCCGATTTCATCTACACCGCGATCTTCCTGAAATCGCTGATGTATGCGCTGATCACCACTGTGTGCTGCCTGCTGATGGCGTATCCGTTGGCCTTGCTGATTGCACGCAGCCCGAAGAAATACCGCGATTTGCTGATCTTGCTGGTGATTCTGCCGTTCTGGAGCAACTTCCTGATCCGCGTGTACGCCTGGATGATCATCCTTGGTCCGCAGTCAGGCCTCACGCAAGCCGTCAATTACATACTTGGCCTGGCCGGAATCGAGCCGGTGCGCCTGCTGTTCACGGCGTTTTCGGTGATCGTCGGCCTGGTCTACGTGCATCTCCCATTCATGGTGCTGCCGCTCTACGCCAACCTGGAAAAGCATGATCCGGCACTGGTCGATGCGGCGCAGGATCTTGGCGCTTCGGCATGGCAGCGTTTCTGGCGCATCACGTTTCCGTTGTCGTTGCCCGGCGTCTATGCCGGCGCAGCGCTGGTGTTCATCCCCGCATTGGGCATCTTTGCGGTGTCCGATATCCTGGGTGGTACCGGTAGCGACATGATCGGTAACGTCATCAAGCAACAATTTCTGGAAACCCGCGATTGGCCTTTCGGTAGTGTGCTGTCGATCGTGCTGACGGTAGCGGCGCTGCTTGCTGCCGGACTTGCTGTGCTGGTGGCAAAGCCAAGGAGGGGAGCGCATGGCTAA
- a CDS encoding ABC transporter substrate-binding protein, whose protein sequence is MKKLLAIATLLFASFTAHAADELHLYNWNNYIAPETVQRFETFCKCKVVQTYYGDNEEMLAKLAAGAKGYDIIIPTGNALDALIKQQALLPLDKAQLPNLKNINPAYLNTDFDKGNKYSVPYAYTVTLLGYNDQKMKELGIPVDSWAAIFDPKILAKIKGKVTVLDSANELMAAALKYLGYSANDTDEQHWQQAKDVILKAKPYWAAFNGSSYIKELTVGNIWLVHGYSNDIFQADVDAQKAGRKFRIRHALPKEGAVLALDSMVIHKAAPRPDLALKFINFMLDGKNAAELSNLIGSGNPNADAAKYIKPEIANNPAIFPDKAGFAKLEMLKDLNGKQRRAINRIWTEIRAR, encoded by the coding sequence ATGAAAAAACTGCTTGCCATCGCGACACTGCTATTCGCCAGCTTCACTGCACACGCCGCCGACGAACTGCACTTGTACAATTGGAACAACTACATAGCGCCGGAAACCGTGCAGCGCTTTGAGACGTTCTGCAAATGCAAGGTAGTGCAGACTTATTATGGCGACAACGAGGAAATGCTGGCCAAGCTGGCGGCGGGCGCCAAAGGCTACGACATCATCATCCCGACCGGTAACGCCCTCGATGCATTGATCAAGCAGCAAGCCTTGCTGCCGCTCGACAAGGCGCAGCTGCCGAATCTGAAGAACATCAATCCGGCCTACCTGAATACCGACTTCGACAAGGGCAACAAGTATTCCGTGCCTTACGCCTACACCGTGACGCTGCTCGGCTATAACGACCAGAAGATGAAGGAGCTGGGCATTCCGGTGGATAGTTGGGCGGCGATCTTCGATCCGAAGATCCTGGCCAAGATCAAGGGTAAGGTCACCGTGCTGGATTCGGCCAACGAACTGATGGCCGCCGCGCTCAAGTATCTTGGCTATTCCGCCAACGATACCGACGAACAGCACTGGCAGCAGGCCAAGGACGTGATCCTCAAGGCCAAGCCGTACTGGGCAGCGTTCAATGGCAGCAGCTACATCAAGGAATTGACGGTCGGTAATATCTGGCTGGTGCATGGTTATTCGAATGATATTTTCCAGGCCGATGTCGATGCGCAAAAGGCTGGCCGTAAATTCCGCATTCGCCACGCATTGCCGAAAGAGGGCGCAGTGCTGGCGCTCGACAGCATGGTGATCCATAAGGCGGCGCCGCGTCCCGACCTGGCGCTGAAGTTCATCAATTTCATGCTGGATGGCAAGAATGCTGCGGAACTGAGCAACCTGATCGGCTCCGGTAATCCGAATGCCGATGCCGCCAAATACATCAAGCCGGAAATCGCCAACAACCCCGCGATTTTCCCGGACAAGGCGGGCTTCGCCAAACTGGAGATGCTGAAGGACCTGAACGGCAAGCAACGCCGCGCCATTAACCGCATCTGGACCGAAATCCGCGCACGTTGA
- a CDS encoding ABC transporter permease, translated as MAKVIRRPLGLWLVALAVYAFLYVPLIIVVVYSFNDSQLNAEWVGFTLDWYRKLFHNDEMLRAAGNSLIIALVASAAATTLGTMAGFAMHRYKLKLLPLLVLTPIAIPEILVGVSLLIFFVMLNITLGLVSIALAHIAFCIGFVAIVVRSRLSGMDESLTEAARDCGATPWQAFRLVTLPLIMPGVVAGALMAFTLSIDDFVITFFTAGANASTLPLQIYSMIKIAVTPEVNAVSTLLMGLTLVLIIIASKLAPNAIRSS; from the coding sequence ATGGCTAAGGTAATCAGACGTCCTCTCGGACTATGGCTCGTGGCGCTGGCCGTATATGCATTCCTGTATGTGCCGCTGATCATCGTGGTGGTGTATTCATTCAACGACTCGCAGCTCAATGCCGAGTGGGTTGGCTTTACGCTCGACTGGTATCGCAAGCTGTTCCACAACGACGAGATGTTGCGCGCCGCCGGCAATTCGCTGATCATCGCACTGGTCGCCAGCGCGGCTGCCACCACGCTGGGCACCATGGCTGGCTTTGCGATGCATCGCTACAAGCTCAAGCTGCTGCCGCTGCTGGTGCTGACGCCGATTGCGATTCCGGAAATCCTGGTTGGCGTGTCGCTGCTGATCTTCTTCGTGATGCTTAACATCACCTTGGGCCTGGTCTCGATCGCCTTGGCGCACATCGCGTTTTGCATCGGTTTTGTAGCGATCGTGGTGCGCTCGCGCCTCTCCGGCATGGACGAAAGCTTGACCGAAGCGGCGCGCGATTGCGGCGCCACGCCATGGCAGGCATTCCGCCTGGTGACGCTGCCGCTGATCATGCCGGGCGTGGTGGCAGGCGCATTGATGGCGTTCACCTTGTCGATCGATGACTTTGTGATCACCTTCTTTACCGCCGGCGCCAATGCATCCACCTTGCCGCTGCAGATTTATTCGATGATCAAGATTGCCGTCACACCGGAAGTGAATGCCGTGTCGACCTTGTTGATGGGGCTGACCCTGGTGCTTATAATCATTGCGTCCAAGCTGGCGCCTAATGCCATTCGTTCCTCCTAA